A DNA window from Choristoneura fumiferana chromosome 24, NRCan_CFum_1, whole genome shotgun sequence contains the following coding sequences:
- the LOC141441894 gene encoding LOW QUALITY PROTEIN: sodium- and chloride-dependent transporter XTRP3A-like (The sequence of the model RefSeq protein was modified relative to this genomic sequence to represent the inferred CDS: inserted 3 bases in 3 codons), with amino-acid sequence MAVKAEPIGPRNGHELAPLNTRADGSERPHGVTIVLQGSRGSLQREMPGEDRAAWSGKLQFFLSIIGYSVGLGNIWRFPYLCQQNGGGAFLIPFAVMLVLEGIPLFLIEMAIGQKMRLGSLGVWNTIHPWLGGIGISSCVVTLFVALYYNVIITWVFFYLFNSIRITLPWASCPSDNSTAQIECTKASATAYFWYXEALDASPSIDEPGAPRWWIVLCLLLAWIVVFFIVMKGIQSSGKVVYFTSLFPYVVLTIFFVRGITLXGSADGIIHMYKPKLEMLLLPTVWLDAATQVFYSFGLAFGSLIAFGSYNPPDNNCVRDVLLVSVCNALTAIYASVVIFSILGFKAWTMAEKCITSSIEILAAHHVDGFLPNTTTEYYREHYDSLVKNNITTNLNLSDCSMGKQLNEAAEGTGLAFIVFTQAIVELPFAPFWSIIFFLMLLSLGLGSQIGIMEGMLCTIFDIEFFKRISKPIITGAVCLFCFTTGLIFTTGAGEYWLKMFDSFAGTIGLVVVALLEMVSVVYIYGHEKFTNDIYEMTGYRPGLYWQLTWRYIXPFIVTCILLSSLVFMVIKPPTYSAWNAEEGRVVKTPYPDWVLLIALCMILAGVLPIPVVLLLRRFQCLAFDVDIHQGSIRRIETTVSTKEMMSDQDVLSPESAPPAQLFAEAATRFTIGDFDGADSATSVPKYPKFEPAIIES; translated from the exons ATGGCCGTTAAAGCTGAACCGATTGGTCCTCGGAACGGGCATGAGTTGGCGCCGCTGAACACCCGGGCGGATGGGAGCGAAAGACCCCATGGGGTCACCATAGTGCTCCAGGGGTCGCGGGGGTCGCTGCAGCGGGAGATGCCGGGGGAGGACCGTGCTGCCTGGTCCGGGAAGTTGCAGTTCTTCCTCTCCATCATTGGGTACTCCGTCGGACTTGGCAATATCTGGCGGTTCCCATATTTGTGCCAGCAAAATGGTGGAG GAGCCTTTCTCATCCCGTTCGCGGTGATGCTGGTGCTGGAAGGCATCCCTCTGTTCCTGATCGAGATGGCAATCGGCCAGAAGATGCGGCTGGGTTCCTTGGGCGTGTGGAACACCATCCACCCCTGGCTGGGGGGTATTGGGATCTCCAGTTGCGTTGTGACTCTCTTTGTCGCTCTCTACTACAATGTCATCATCACTTGGGTGTTCTTCTACCTGTTTAACAGCATCAGG ATCACTCTCCCCTGGGCCTCCTGTCCTTCAGACAACAGCACAGCTCAAATAGAATGCACCAAAGCGTCAGCAACCGCCTACTTCTGGT GGGAGGCGTTGGATGCGTCGCCGAGTATCGACGAGCCCGGGGCGCCGCGCTGGTGGATCGTACTGTGTCTCCTGCTGGCTTGGATCGTGGTCTTCTTTATTGTCATGAAGGGGATCCAGAGCAGTGGGAAG GTGGTGTACTTCACGTCTCTGTTCCCGTACGTGGTGCTAACCATATTTTTCGTGAGAGGCATCACGC CTGGCTCTGCTGACGGCATCATCCACATGTATAAGCCGAAG ttGGAGATGCTCCTCCTCCCCACGGTGTGGCTGGACGCAGCCACGCAAGTCTTCTACTCGTTCGGGCTGGCGTTCGGGTCGCTCATCGCATTCGGCTCCTACAATCCTCCCGACAACAACTGTGTGCGCGACGTGCTTCTAGTGTCTGTGTGCAATGCGCTCACCGCTATCTACGCTTCCGTGGTCATCTTCAGCATCCTCGGGTTCAAGGCGTGGACCATGGCTGAGAAATGTATCACCAG CTCCATCGAGATTCTAGCAGCACACCACGTGGATGGTTTCTTACCGAACACGACGACTGAATACTACCGTGAACATTACGACAGTCTCGTCAAGAACAACATCACCACCAACCTCAATCTCTCCGACTGCAGTATGGGCAAGCAGCTGAATGAG GCGGCAGAAGGCACAGGCCTGGCCTTCATAGTGTTCACTCAAGCCATTGTGGAACTGCCCTTTGCACCATTCTGGTCCATCATATTCTTCCTGATGCTACTGTCGTTGGGACTCGGCAGCCAGATTGGCATCATGGAGGGCATGCTTTGCACCATATTCGATATTGAGTTCTTCAAGAGGATCAGCAAGCCAATTATTACAG GCGCTGTGTGCCTGTTCTGCTTCACAACTGGTCTGATCTTCACGACGGGTGCGGGCGAGTACTGGCTCAAGATGTTCGACTCATTCGCCGGCACCATCGGGCTGGTTGTCGTGGCGCTGCTGGAAATGGTCTCCGTCGTCTACATCTATGGACATGAGAA ATTTACCAACGATATCTACGAGATGACGGGCTACCGGCCGGGGCTGTACTGGCAGCTGACGTGGCGCTACA GGCCCTTCATCGTAACCTGCATCCTGCTGTCCTCGCTCGTCTTCATGGTCATCAAGCCACCCACTTACAGCGCCTGGAATGCTGAGGAG GGTCGCGTAGTCAAGACCCCGTATCCTGACTGGGTGCTGCTCATAGCCCTCTGCATGATCCTGGCCGGAGTGCTGCCCATCCCAGTGGTGCTGCTGCTGAGGCGCTTCCAGTGCCTCGCCTTCGACGTGGACATCCATCAGGGCTCCATCCGCAGGATCGAGACCACTGTGTCCACTAAGGAGATGATGAGCGACCAAGAT GTGTTGTCGCCGGAGTCAGCTCCACCAGCGCAGCTCTTCGCTGAGGCCGCCACGAGGTTCACCATCGGCGACTTTGAT GGCGCGGACAGCGCGACGAGCG TACCTAAGTATCCAAAATTTGAACCAGCCATTATTGAGAGTTAG